A single region of the Lotus japonicus ecotype B-129 chromosome 4, LjGifu_v1.2 genome encodes:
- the LOC130714214 gene encoding WAT1-related protein At1g68170-like isoform X1 — MGKIMEGLKPALLMVFVQIAYAAVNIVYKLAINDGMSMTVATAYRLIFASACTVPLALIFDRKKRPKITWRVLVLAFLCGMFGGSLFLNLYAVGLGMTSATFMLAVVNLIPGITFILATCFGLEKLNLGAAAGKAKVIGTIVGISGAMVLTFLKGFEINILSSKLDLMHPHHDQSGHIVSQHVDFSNKALGIPCALASCISFSLWLITQAKMNQEYPSPHSSSALMCIMGALQSTIIALCFERDWSQWKLGFDIRLLTVAYSGIVGSGLVVIVIAWCVKMRGPLFASIFNPLQLLLVAIAAYLLLDEKLYLGSVLGAVLIVIGLYAVLWGKSKEMKTKTQLMPVQNTTESQVIEVAVISTPVNQHKCVHCNQCQVSATSNVADDQSLSIEK; from the exons ATGGGGAAGATAATGGAAGGACTGAAACCAGCACTACTCATGGTGTTTGTGCAGATTGCATATGCTGCAGTGAATATCGTCTACAAGCTCGCCATTAATGATGGAATGAGCATGACAGTCGCCACTGCCTACCGGCTAATTTTCGCATCAGCTTGCACGGTTCCACTTGCTCTTATCTTTGATAG GAAGAAGAGGCCAAAAATTACTTGGAGGGTGCTTGTTTTGGCATTTCTTTGTGGAATGTTTGG GGGAAGTTTATTTCTAAACCTTTACGCTGTGGGTTTGGGCATGACATCAGCAACGTTTATGTTGGCCGTGGTGAACCTTATTCCAGGCATTACCTTCATCTTGGCCACATGTTTcgg ATTGGAAAAATTAAATTTGGGAGCAGCAGCAGGTAAGGCCAAGGTGATAGGAACAATTGTTGGAATTAGTGGAGCAATGGTGTTGACCTTTCTCAAAGGGTTCGAAATCAATATTTTGTCCTCCAAACTTGACCTTATGCATCCGCATCATGACCAAAGTGGCCATATAGTGTCGCAACATGTCGACTTTAGCAACAAAGCATTAGGGATTCCTTGCGCCTTAGCAAGTTGCATCTCTTTCTCTTTGTGGTTAATCACTCAAGCGAAGATGAACCAAGAATACCCGAGCCCTCACTCAAGCTCAGCATTGATGTGTATAATGGGTGCCTTACAATCCACTATTATTGCTCTTTGTTTTGAGAGGGATTGGAGTCAATGGAAGTTGGGGTTCGATATCAGACTTCTAACCGTGGCTTATTCG GGAATTGTGGGCTCTGGTTTGGTGGTTATTGTTATTGCATGGTGTGTAAAGATGAGAGGCCCTCTATTCGCGTCTATTTTCAATCCTCTACAACTCTTGCTTGTCGCCATCGCTGCTTACTTATTGTTGGATGAGAAGTTATATTTAGGAAG TGTGCTTGGAGCAGTGCTGATTGTTATTGGCCTATACGCTGTACTTTGGGGTAAGAGCAAAGAAATGAAAACGAAGACTCAGTTAATGCCAGTACAAAACACCACAGAGTCCCAAGTTATTGAGGTTGCTGTTATTTCCACGCCCGTAAATCAACATAAATGCGTCCACTGCAATCAGTGTCAAGTTAGTGCAACGTCGAATGTTGCTGATGACCAATCACTCTCTAtcgaaaaatga